The Candidatus Schekmanbacteria bacterium RIFCSPLOWO2_02_FULL_38_14 genomic interval TTACCGTTATATATTGAACCCAAAAGCAGATAGGCTTCAATAGTTGATGGCTCAATTTCTATAATTTTTCTGTAAGCCTCTTCTGCCTTTGAAATATTGCCCGATTTTCCGAAAATCTCACCAATGATATAGTATATTTGCGGAAACTGAGGATTTAATTTCATTGCTTCGTTTGCGTGCTTCTCAGCTTCTTTAAAATTTCCTGTATTGTAGTATAATGCGGCAAGATTGGCGTGCAGGTACGAAGAAGAGGAATCAGCTTCTGTTGCCTTTAATGCTTCGTCAATAGCCTCAATTAAATCTCCTTTAAACCTGCTGGTTTCAGATAAAAGAAAATGGTAGATTGCCTGTGACTTAGTTTCAGTTGCTTTCTTAGAAAAGTAAGAATCCGGTTCTCCGACGGAATCAACCCCGCCTTCAGCATTTTTAAAAACAAAAGCAAGATTAAAAAGTGCAGTAATAAGAATAAATATTATAAGTTTTTTCAATATTTTCCCCTGTTTGAAATTTGTTATACTGATTTCTCAGCAGGCTTATTTACAAATATTTTAATTAATATAATACTAATCTCATATAAAATATACAATGGAATTGCAAGGGTACATTGAGTAAACATATCAGGGGTTGGTGTTACAACCGCTGCAATTAGAAAACTTATCAAAAGCGCGTACTTTCTGTTTTTAGTAAGAATTGCCAGAGATATTATTCCCATTTTAGCCATCAAAAGTAAAAACACCGGAAGCTCAAAGCATATCCCCAGCCCAAAAAGCAACCAGGAAATGAGAGAAAGGGCATCATTTATTGTTATCATTGGAATCAGCCCCTCTGCAAATTTTAGCAGGAAACTGAAACTAATTGGAAGAAGAACAAAATACCCGAAAGATGCTC includes:
- a CDS encoding twin arginine-targeting protein translocase TatC, giving the protein MTFFEHLEELRKRIITCAIAVFAGFIICYIYSRELFFLLMKPLLIILPKSQQQLVFTNPVQPFMVYLKVALIVGVFIVSPLILFQLWRFVSPGLYKNEKKYSLVFLLLSIFFFIGGASFGYFVLLPISFSFLLKFAEGLIPMITINDALSLISWLLFGLGICFELPVFLLLMAKMGIISLAILTKNRKYALLISFLIAAVVTPTPDMFTQCTLAIPLYILYEISIILIKIFVNKPAEKSV